One region of Emys orbicularis isolate rEmyOrb1 chromosome 6, rEmyOrb1.hap1, whole genome shotgun sequence genomic DNA includes:
- the LOC135880546 gene encoding tubulin polymerization-promoting protein family member 2-like, whose product MSELEKAFRKFAMYGDTAATGNDMTGKNFSKMLKDCGVMDGKAVTSTDVDIVFNKVKTKGARTINFAEFQQAMKELCGKRFKGKSPEEALQAVYALMEGKEPANVGVTKTTTAGGVDRLTDTSKYTGSHKERFDESGKGKGIAGREDVTDGSGYVGAYKGAGTYDKTH is encoded by the exons ATGTCGGAGTTGGAGAAAGCCTTCCGTAAATTTGCCATGTATGGTGACACGGCTGCCACTGGCAACGATATGACGGGCAAGAACTTCTCCAAGATGTTGAAGGATTGTGGCGTGATGGACGGGAAGGCCGTGACCAGCACCGATGTCGATATTGTGTTCAACAAAGTCAA GACCAAAGGCGCTCGCACCATCAACTTTGCTGAGTTCCAGCAGGCCATGAAGGAGCTGTGTGGCAAGCGGTTCAAGGGCAAGTCTCCTGAGGAGGCCCTGCAGGCTGTGTATGCATTGATGGAGGGCAAGGAACCAGCCAACGTGGGTGTAACG AAAACCACCACAGCTGGTGGGGTTGATAGACTGACAGACACCAGCAAATACACAGGCTCCCACAAGGAACGGTTTgatgagagcggcaaggggaaaGGGATAGCTGGCCGTGAAGACGTGACCGATGGCAGTGGCTATGTTGGGGCCTACAAGGGAGCTGGCACCTATGACAAGACACACTAG